A genomic stretch from Penaeus vannamei isolate JL-2024 chromosome 6, ASM4276789v1, whole genome shotgun sequence includes:
- the LOC113809713 gene encoding zinc finger protein 721 — protein sequence MDSTKNFKCSYCKKVLSSKRNLEQHERIHTGEKPYQCSFCDKSFSVKSNLGVHIKSHTGAAKTHECLKCGKKVMSAEALRKHEMMHKNERPLQCGVCEKRFIDRSNLIHHVQTHTSEKSFECSQCEKKFFTKHLLKRHEESHAGVKNFQCLQCEKKFLTKSKLANHKKVHTGEKKFVCAHCDKTFRTKSNLTMHIKIHTGDKQFKCSYCDKEFIRKADMERHINIHTGETPFSCQYCNKKFSCRSNCKEHENNHTRNKPYGCSMCSMKFALKYELHKHEESHIVKGKSDLGEDFANLSKSRKHENDKSRAKGESVMASHQVLGFHIKDSNLGAQAKNLTIPDDAFVQNEFGAQDSNHDVQDNNLDVQSTSLDTQEVSQSVQDNDLGLQENNCVVQGDLQNNNSNVPTETCTDKVQFGCSQCEKKFKSKGSLRRHEKGKHEAEWILRNHVKIDHHVKPLKCPHCDMEFLEESQLNKHVVSHSGEEKQEPKVKSPISVGSSEGQRETMSEYVAGKLPSKVLLNEERLLPSQQLQDGSPTKDACAKIQSDDKRFGCLYCNRRFTFKCHLKDHVESMHSNNEKYHCSQCDKKFKVRKTFLKHKRSHNKPYKCSLCELKFSYPWILKKHERVHKNIQYHACMHCDQKFRLLSNLNKHLGTNAGEKHFWCYSCDKKFEAKCVLKKHMEMHKDEKMKSCPYCDMKFLGTAELKYHLLIHKTQEGFEGEEKFSSLAALGNDQDKEQNKEGIDPILSGERSPIDSQEDKKLSPSKLVEDASQAPNGPSSKNVGKMLSNQKPFGCPICKKRLSSVDTLQRHKRRKHDLHKPFQCSQCDWKFTYAYELRSHEGTHIQERSRVACLYCNQKFLHDFNLKRHIKISTKENPFKCPKCVETFEVQCLLREHIQTHKGEKTFKCTHCDMRFFNKSRLILHSKVHEGKKFLTSKEECFSESGYSPKNLLSETFSDESPFWCSHCEEKFITETDLIQHGKIHVSDMHQCSQCNMKFTTIWELKQHEKIHLHQSNLTCSHCDKKFLDKTDLFRHTKANAYGKQFKCSYCDENFNAKCILKKHAKIHKGDKPFYCSLCDMNFIWRSQLDHHLTTHNNKETKKWEDKLTTLPFLRKCLKKVPNKKTQKQIMTPSPLHNDIPTAESQEQKSAKVQPDPEGSPIKEHGTNENFPATAQFNVDECPLEENASIGKKSIKEVLESSSNEEKSHKEDCPAPTVLRRAHVEGSELEELSPVKQVQEDSSSKETSTEEDLPIPAELRSLAGGQPKGKSPVNEVQEDSSTEETDCEADLPALTEQKISYIEESEPEEKSPVKHVQEDSSSEETDSEADLPALTEQKISYIEVSEPVEKSHVNQHQEDSSSEETSILEDLPAPAELAEGGEPKESSVKQIPEDSSSEETSTEEDLPAPTEQKRSLVGSHLKEKSPRKEFQKTDSLDISPIPEELRFNIVRSQVEGNITDMRESPIKVVQSQEHLSITRETKEDWRILISILIENLEWSLKHW from the coding sequence ACATTAAATCGCATACAGGTGCAGCAAAGACTCATGAATGCCTGAAGTGTGGCAAGAAAGTAATGTCTGCAGAAGCTCTCAGAAAACATGAAATGATGCACAAAAATGAAAGGCCATTACAGTGTGGAGTTTGTGAGAAAAGATTCATTGATAGGTCTAATCTCATTCATCATGTGCAGACACATACATCTGAAAAAAGTTTTGAATGCTCACAGTGTGAAAAAAAATTCTTCACAAAACATCTTTTAAAGCGTCATGAAGAATCACATGCAGGTGTGAAGAATTTCCAGTGTTTACAGTGTGAAAAAAAGTTTTTAACTAAAAGTAAGCTAGCCAACCACAAGAAAGTTCACACAGGTGAAAAGAAATTTGTTTGTGCACACTGTGACAAAACATTTCGAACTAAGAGCAACTTAACTATGCATATAAAAATCCACACAGGAGACAAACAGTTCAAATGTTCATACTGTGATAAAGAATTTATAAGGAAGGCTGATATGgaaagacacataaatatccacaCAGGTGAGACACCATTTAGTTGCCAGTACTGCAATAAGAAGTTCAGTTGCAGATCAAACTGTAAAGAGCATGAGAATAATCACACCAGAAATAAACCCTATGGATGTTCAATGTGCAGCATGAAGTTTGCCCTGAAGTACGAATTACACAAACACGAAGAGTCTCATATAGTGAAAGGAAAGTCGGATCTGGGAGAGGACTTTGCTAATTTATCAAAATCTAGAAAACATGAGAATGATAAGtcaagggcgaagggagagagtgtCATGGCCTCTCACCAGGTATTAGGATTTCACATCAAGGATAGTAACCTTGGTGCACAGGCTAAAAACCTTACTATACCAGATGATGCTTTTGTGCAAAATGAATTTGGTGCACAGGACAGTAATCATGATGTACAAGACAACAATCTTGATGTTCAAAGTACCTCCCTTGACACACAGGAAGTTAGTCAAAGTGTTCAAGATAATGACCTTGGTTTGCAGGAAAATAATTGTGTTGTACAAGGTGACTTGCAGAATAATAACTCAAATGTACCTACAGAGACTTGCACAGACAAAGTACAGTTTGGATGTTCACAGTGTGAAAAGAAGTTCAAGTCTAAAGGAAGTTTAAGAAGacatgaaaaaggaaaacatgaagCTGAATGGATCCTCAGAAATCATGTAAAAATTGACCATCATGTAAAACCATTGAAGTGTCCTCACTGTGATATGGAGTTCCTTGAGGAATCTCAGCTAAATAAACATGTTGTAAGTCATTCAGGTGAGGAAAAGCAAGAGCCAAAGGTAAAATCCCCAATTTCTGTTGGTTCATCAGAAGGCCAGAGGGAAACTATGAGTGAATATGTGGCAGGGAAGTTACCTTCAAAAGTATTACTAAATGAGGAGAGGCTATTGCCTTCCCAACAACTACAAGATGGGTCTCCCACAAAGGATGCTTGTGCAAAGATACAATCAGATGATAAACGATTTGGGTGTTTGTACTGTAATAGAAGATTTACATTTAAATGTCACTTAAAAGATCATGTGGAAAGTATGCATTCTAACAATGAGAAATATCATTGTTCTCAGTGTGATAAGAAATTCAAGGTAAGGAAAACCTTTTTAAAACATAAAAGGAGCCATAATAAACCTTACAAGTGTTCACTATGTGAGTTAAAGTTTTCTTACCCATGGATTTTGAAAAAGCATGAGAGAGTTCACAAAAATATACAGTACCATGCTTGTATGCATTGTGATCAAAAGTTCAGGCTCTTGTCAAATCTTAATAAGCATTTAGGAACTAATGCTGGGGAAAAACACTTCTGGTGTTACTCTTGTGATAAAAAATTTGAAGCTAAGTGTGTTTTAAAAAAACATATGGAAATgcacaaagatgaaaaaatgaagagCTGTCCATACTGCGATATGAAATTCCTTGGGACAGCTGAGCTCAAATATCACTTGTTAATTCATAAAACTCAGGAAGGCTTCGAGGGTGAAGAAAAATTTTCTAGTTTAGCTGCTTTGGGGAATGATCAAGATAAAGAGCAGAACAAAGAGGGGATTGACCCAATACTTTCAGGGGAAAGATCCCCAATAGACTCACAGGAGGATAAAAAGTTATCACCCTCCAAGCTGGTGGAAGATGCAAGTCAAGCTCCAAATGGTCCCTCTAGCAAGAATGTTGGAAAGATGCTTTCAAATCAAAAGCCATTTGGATGTCCAATTTGTAAGAAAAGATTAAGCTCGGTGGATACCTTACAGAGGCATAAGAGGAGAAAACATGATTTGCATAAACCTTTCCAGTGTTCACAGTGTGATTGGAAATTCACATATGCTTATGAACTGAGATCCCATGAGGGTACTCATATACAAGAGAGAAGTAGAGTTGCTTGTTTGTACTGTAATCAGAAATTCCTCCATGATTTCAATCTTAAGCGTCACATAAAAATCAGTACTAAAGAAAATCCATTCAAGTGCCCCAAGTGTGTTGAAACTTTTGAAGTACAATGCTTGCTTAGAGAACACATACAAACTCATAAAGGTGAAAAAACCTTTAAATGTACACACTGTGATATGAGATTCTTTAATAAGTCCAGGCTGATCCTACACAGCAAAGTGCATGAAGGCAAAAAATTTTTAACAAGTAAGGAGGAATGTTTCAGTGAGAGTGGTTATTCTCCCAAGAACTTACTCTCCGAAACATTCTCAGATGAAAGCCCATTTTGGTGTTCACACTGTGAAGAAAAATTCATAACAGAGACGGACTTGATACAGCATGGGAAAATACATGTTAGTGACATGCACCAGTGCTCTCAGTGTAATATGAAGTTCACCACAATATGGGAACTGAAACAACATGAGAAAATTCATTTACATCAAAGTAATTTAACATGTTCACATTGTGATAAAAAGTTTTTAGATAAGACTGACCTCTTCAGACACACAAAAGCAAATGCTTATGGGAAGCAATTCAAATGTTCTTACTGTGATGAAAATTTTAATGCAAAATGTATTCTGAAGAAGCATGCAAAAATTCACAAGGGCGACAAACCATTCTATTGTTCACTCTGCGACATGAACTTTATTTGGAGATCTCAGCTTGATCATCACCTTACAACCCATAACAATAAAGAAACTAAGAAATGGGAAGATAAGCTGACCACTTTGCCCTTTTTAAGGAAATGTCTAAAGAAAGTGCCAAACAAAAAGACCCAAAAGCAGATAATGACTCCAAGCCCTTTGCATAATGATATTCCCACGGCAGAATCCCAAGAACAGAAATCTGCAAAGGTCCAGCCGGATCCAGAAGGAAGTCCCATCAAGGAACACGGCACTAATGAAAATTTTCCAGCGACAGCCCAATTCAACGTAGATGAATGTCCCCTAGAGGAAAATGCTTCCattggaaaaaaatcaataaaagaggTTCTGGAATCCTCTAGTAATGAGGAGAAAAGTCATAAGGAAGATTGTCCTGCACCAACAGTGCTAAGAAGAGCCCATGTAGAAGGAAGTGAACTAGAGGAATTATCCCCTGTAAAGCAAGTTCAGGAAGATTCTAGCTCTAAGGAGACCAGTACTGAAGAAGATCTTCCCATACCAGCTGAGCTAAGATCCCTTGCAGGAGGTCAGCCAAAGGGAAAGTCCCCTGTAAATGAAGTTCAGGAAGATTCTAGCACTGAGGAGACAGATTGTGAAGCAGATCTCCCTGCACTAACAGAACAAAAAATATCTTATATAGAAGAAAGTGAGCCAGAAGAAAAATCCCCTGTAAAACATGTTCAGGAAGATTCTAGCTCTGAGGAGACAGATAGTGAGGCGGATCTTCCTGCACTAACAGAACAAAAAATATCTTATATAGAAGTAAGTGAGCCAGTAGAAAAATCCCATGTAAATCAGCACCAAGAAGATTCTAGCTCTGAGGAGACTAGTATTTTGGAAGATCTTCCAGCACCAGCAGAACTCGCAGAGGGAGGTGAACCAAAGGAAAGTTCTGTAAAACAGATTCCAGAAGATTCTAGCTCTGAGGAGACCAGTACTGAGGAAGATCTTCCAGCACCAACAGAGCAAAAAAGATCCCTCGTAGGGAGTCACCTAAAGGAAAAATCCCCTAGAAAGGAGTTTCAAAAGACTGATAGTTTGGATATTTCCCCTATACCAGAAGAACTAAGATTCAACATAGTAAGAAGTCAAGTAGAGGGAAACATTACAGATATGAGAGAGTCTCCCATAAAGGTGGTTCAGTCACAGGAACACCTCTCTATTACAAGAGAAACCAAAGAAGACTGGAGGATTTTAATCTCTATCTTGATTGAAAATTTAGAATGGTCCCTGAAGCACTGGTAg